The following are from one region of the Pseudomonas putida genome:
- a CDS encoding RHS repeat-associated core domain-containing protein, translating to MGGGDVGYGEGWDLNLSRFVEHAYPEGGSALSLFTGEQFTVDGIEGISEKKLDTFHFHKDGDGRFRVVHRSGVVEILETMGAGTQRAALPTRIYAPTGQWIELKYASNPNIPGWFCLTEVRNGHAEGEGKGHRLLEVKYGGAIEFIRYPDADDVRASHVLQFIGRELRYAVMPDQTQWAFEYRTVHRQTCVTKVISPSGAVENIEYGVDGDPGHALPNVTRKLPRVKRHRVDPGHGQPEMCTDYDYSAENYMGNGSGITWRNNGQDNLYEVVKPEYSYWSMTTQRCEGQADRTVKTHYDRFHRTTSEVRKQGKEITRTTIAYHGKLTDPFSKQPPTFQMARTVTTAWEMEDDANKKRSEFVTTEYDDDGNLTKEIRTDGSYTELKYFPAEGEPGRCPAEPNGFKKHVKSQTVHPSDADKVEKGAIPLRTDFTYAARDIAYGRPDVPERGKIAATWVAMVTEHVFDASDAKTPREITTVERCYLDTPSNTQLHGRLSKRVTTLIGEHDGTELGKVLASAPTTVEWKYGLNTHPALGEVFQTTQTTTGYDQHQKVSKQSKHALTGQVLENLDMHKTVTRYSYDASNRPISETSAPDDMDRKAKIEYRYRVSADRNYQETEDNLGVISRMLFDGLNRPIKEERVCEAVGSQTRAKQTYEVWSAKYNAFGQLAEETTYDHLPTGERALTSTHRYDNWGNRCATKRPDRVIEFTDRSPFGTDGDIVTTWERYPDQPRMRKNLSITTFNRFDKPEQVQLLDEQGTVESTRAYRYDGFGRSVEETHTFAVPASGKRTARINETRTTTYQYDVWGRVQRTDRADDSALSRTFARHSTDELATSLLLHPAPNAKGIPVCTREFDDIDRLVSMTVGPYQETREYPDEQMLPEKRVMKSGRTMTYKYDLAVGTAPTDILVGKNQKPSKFKYSMASAAITEAQNEQGTHSYGYTDQGYLLSESWAGKQPGDNYTRTYLTSLQGLLLESSDSDNCRKVYEYDELERLTSISQGTLHAVLTYNSAGLLHTTLTTSSAKPDSVQQLLCTHAYDHRRRETSRALKLTRLDANGKEQVLDERTVVQKWRGDNMLASRELIKAGQTVLTETFDYDNRDRLYNHKCEGSLLPTNSKGRAITNQMWEFDAYDNILLCFTEFADGKTDDAFYEYHTESPFQLKSVSHSLTDDYDALVTFNLDDYDADGNMLKDEQGNRLEYDEDTGYLAKVTAQDGTALASYRYDGHGKLLAVRHGTEAEERRHYEGYRVSSTLRDGLLTQYLCAGELPLGLQQSGTSNETRLYMANNSNSVLAECASDDTVHEANYSAYGEAVDSQLLGMLGFNAEACERVLGWYLLGCGYRAYNTRLMRFQSPDNVDPEVGGINPYVYCMDNPVMFQDPTGHYSRGWGSNEDPKKTKEKRGAEFWLNIGIMVMNVALTVGFAVATAGAATPLTMAIIAVGVTATVAAAATQVAAEFTKDPKKKKKLVIGSLSLSIIGLAFLSAGMAKGGIDKAKAAKKARLAEANGAGAGNGGGDGDGGTLRRQSSAPEAASTQSAGVQTDNVDIGDINNSESRRASNSLSEPYSAPITPLDSPSNSRRNSLQAPENVQSVSTDATPLPPGYEMFDMGGLVEIRSKNGLHKAAFSQREIAAGLMDSWLARPAT from the coding sequence ATGGGCGGGGGCGATGTCGGCTACGGCGAAGGCTGGGACCTGAACCTGTCCCGTTTTGTCGAGCATGCCTACCCTGAAGGCGGCAGCGCCTTGTCGCTGTTTACCGGTGAACAGTTCACCGTCGATGGCATCGAAGGCATCAGCGAGAAAAAACTCGATACCTTCCATTTTCACAAGGATGGCGATGGCCGCTTCCGCGTAGTGCACCGCAGCGGTGTGGTCGAAATACTCGAAACCATGGGCGCCGGCACACAACGCGCGGCGTTGCCGACGCGCATCTACGCACCCACCGGGCAATGGATCGAGTTGAAGTATGCCAGCAACCCAAATATCCCGGGCTGGTTCTGCCTGACGGAAGTGCGCAATGGCCATGCCGAAGGTGAAGGCAAAGGGCACCGGCTGTTGGAGGTTAAATATGGCGGAGCTATCGAGTTCATCCGCTACCCGGACGCCGACGACGTACGCGCGAGCCATGTGTTGCAATTCATCGGGCGGGAATTGCGGTACGCCGTGATGCCCGACCAGACCCAGTGGGCATTCGAGTACCGCACCGTGCACAGGCAAACCTGTGTGACCAAGGTAATCTCACCCAGCGGGGCAGTGGAGAATATCGAGTATGGCGTGGACGGCGACCCCGGCCACGCGTTGCCGAACGTTACCAGGAAGCTGCCACGGGTCAAGCGCCACCGTGTCGACCCCGGGCATGGCCAACCGGAAATGTGCACCGACTATGACTACTCCGCTGAAAACTACATGGGCAATGGCAGCGGCATTACCTGGCGCAACAACGGCCAAGACAATTTGTACGAAGTGGTGAAACCGGAGTACAGCTACTGGAGCATGACCACCCAGCGCTGCGAGGGCCAGGCTGACCGCACCGTCAAAACCCACTACGACCGCTTCCACCGCACCACCTCGGAAGTTCGCAAGCAGGGCAAGGAAATTACCCGCACCACCATCGCCTATCATGGGAAGCTTACTGACCCCTTCAGCAAGCAGCCGCCGACTTTCCAGATGGCCAGAACGGTGACCACCGCCTGGGAGATGGAAGATGATGCCAATAAGAAACGCAGCGAGTTTGTCACCACCGAATACGACGACGACGGCAACCTTACCAAGGAAATCCGCACGGACGGCTCGTACACCGAGCTGAAATATTTCCCCGCCGAGGGCGAACCCGGCAGATGCCCTGCCGAACCCAACGGCTTCAAGAAACATGTTAAAAGCCAGACGGTCCACCCGAGCGACGCTGACAAAGTTGAAAAAGGGGCCATTCCATTGCGCACGGATTTCACCTATGCCGCGCGGGATATTGCATATGGCCGCCCAGACGTGCCGGAACGGGGCAAGATTGCCGCTACCTGGGTAGCCATGGTCACGGAGCATGTATTTGACGCCAGCGATGCCAAAACACCTCGCGAAATCACCACAGTCGAACGTTGCTATCTCGACACCCCCAGCAACACGCAATTGCACGGGCGTTTGAGCAAACGCGTCACCACCCTGATTGGCGAGCATGACGGCACTGAACTGGGCAAAGTACTGGCCAGCGCGCCCACCACCGTCGAGTGGAAGTACGGTCTGAACACCCACCCGGCATTGGGCGAAGTGTTCCAGACCACCCAGACCACCACCGGCTACGACCAGCACCAGAAGGTATCGAAACAAAGCAAGCATGCATTGACCGGCCAGGTGCTGGAAAACCTGGACATGCACAAGACGGTCACACGCTACAGCTACGACGCCAGCAATCGCCCAATCAGCGAAACCTCCGCCCCGGACGATATGGATCGGAAGGCAAAAATCGAGTACCGCTACAGGGTATCGGCTGACCGAAACTACCAGGAAACCGAGGACAACCTGGGCGTAATCAGCCGAATGCTGTTCGACGGGCTCAACCGCCCCATCAAGGAAGAGCGGGTATGCGAGGCGGTGGGTTCGCAAACCAGGGCAAAGCAGACGTATGAAGTGTGGTCAGCCAAGTACAACGCGTTCGGCCAGCTGGCCGAAGAAACCACCTACGACCACCTGCCCACTGGCGAACGCGCCTTGACCAGCACCCACCGATACGACAACTGGGGCAACCGCTGCGCGACCAAACGCCCGGACCGGGTGATCGAGTTCACCGACCGCTCTCCGTTCGGTACCGACGGCGATATCGTCACCACCTGGGAGCGGTACCCTGACCAACCCCGAATGCGCAAAAACCTGAGCATTACCACCTTCAACCGCTTCGACAAACCCGAGCAAGTGCAACTGCTGGACGAGCAAGGTACCGTAGAGTCCACGCGCGCCTACCGCTATGACGGCTTTGGCCGTAGCGTGGAGGAAACCCATACATTTGCCGTGCCGGCAAGTGGCAAGCGAACTGCGCGCATCAACGAGACCCGCACCACCACCTACCAGTACGATGTGTGGGGGCGCGTGCAGCGCACCGATCGCGCCGATGACTCGGCACTGAGCCGGACGTTTGCCCGCCACAGTACCGATGAACTGGCGACAAGCCTGCTGTTGCACCCTGCGCCAAACGCTAAAGGCATTCCAGTGTGCACGCGCGAGTTCGATGACATCGACCGCCTGGTCAGCATGACCGTTGGCCCGTATCAGGAAACGCGGGAATACCCTGATGAACAGATGCTGCCAGAAAAGCGGGTGATGAAATCTGGCCGCACCATGACCTATAAATACGACCTGGCGGTCGGCACTGCTCCAACGGATATTCTCGTGGGGAAAAACCAGAAGCCGTCGAAATTCAAATACAGCATGGCCTCGGCCGCGATCACCGAAGCGCAGAACGAGCAAGGTACCCACAGCTACGGCTACACCGACCAGGGCTACCTGCTGAGTGAAAGCTGGGCGGGCAAACAACCAGGCGACAACTACACGCGCACTTACCTTACCTCGCTGCAAGGGCTCTTGCTGGAAAGCAGCGACAGCGACAACTGTCGCAAAGTATATGAATACGATGAACTCGAGAGGCTGACCTCCATCAGCCAAGGCACGTTGCACGCGGTACTTACTTACAACAGTGCAGGCCTGTTGCACACCACATTGACCACCAGCAGCGCCAAGCCCGACAGCGTGCAGCAATTGCTGTGCACACACGCCTACGACCATCGCCGCCGGGAAACTTCGCGGGCCCTGAAGCTGACCCGGCTTGACGCCAACGGCAAAGAGCAAGTGCTCGATGAGCGCACAGTCGTACAAAAGTGGCGCGGCGACAACATGCTGGCCAGCCGCGAGCTGATCAAGGCCGGTCAGACCGTGCTGACGGAGACCTTCGATTACGATAACCGTGATCGCCTGTACAACCACAAGTGTGAAGGCAGCCTTTTGCCGACCAATAGCAAGGGCCGCGCGATCACTAACCAGATGTGGGAATTCGACGCATACGACAACATCCTGCTCTGCTTCACCGAATTCGCAGATGGCAAAACCGACGACGCGTTCTACGAATACCACACAGAGTCACCCTTCCAGTTGAAGAGCGTCAGTCACTCGCTGACTGACGATTACGACGCACTGGTAACTTTTAACCTGGACGACTACGACGCCGACGGCAACATGCTCAAGGACGAGCAGGGCAACCGCCTGGAGTACGACGAAGACACCGGCTACCTGGCCAAAGTCACCGCCCAGGATGGCACGGCCCTGGCCAGCTATCGCTACGACGGCCACGGCAAGCTGCTAGCCGTGCGCCATGGCACGGAAGCCGAAGAGCGACGCCATTACGAGGGCTATCGCGTCAGCAGCACCTTGCGCGATGGCCTGCTGACCCAGTACCTGTGCGCTGGCGAGTTGCCGCTGGGCCTGCAACAGTCGGGCACAAGCAACGAAACACGCCTGTACATGGCCAATAACAGCAACAGCGTGCTGGCCGAGTGCGCGAGCGACGATACCGTGCACGAAGCAAACTACAGTGCCTATGGCGAGGCGGTAGATAGCCAGTTGCTCGGCATGCTGGGCTTCAATGCCGAAGCCTGCGAGCGCGTGCTGGGCTGGTACCTGCTGGGGTGTGGCTACCGCGCCTACAACACGCGCCTCATGCGCTTCCAGAGCCCGGACAACGTAGACCCTGAAGTGGGCGGTATCAACCCGTACGTGTACTGCATGGACAACCCGGTGATGTTCCAGGACCCCACCGGGCATTACAGCCGCGGCTGGGGCTCGAACGAGGACCCGAAAAAAACGAAGGAAAAGCGCGGGGCTGAGTTCTGGTTGAACATTGGCATTATGGTGATGAACGTGGCATTGACCGTCGGCTTTGCCGTTGCCACAGCGGGTGCCGCCACCCCTCTGACCATGGCCATAATAGCTGTGGGTGTAACCGCAACAGTTGCAGCGGCGGCTACGCAGGTTGCTGCGGAGTTTACGAAAGACCCGAAGAAGAAAAAGAAACTTGTCATTGGCTCCTTGTCACTGTCGATCATCGGTTTGGCGTTTTTGTCAGCAGGGATGGCCAAAGGTGGGATCGATAAGGCCAAGGCTGCCAAGAAAGCCAGGCTTGCCGAGGCGAACGGGGCCGGGGCCGGGAATGGCGGTGGCGATGGCGATGGTGGGACATTACGGCGCCAAAGTTCGGCACCCGAGGCAGCAAGCACGCAGTCTGCCGGTGTCCAAACGGATAATGTGGATATCGGTGATATCAATAACTCTGAATCACGCCGAGCATCCAATAGCTTGTCCGAACCATACAGTGCCCCAATAACACCTCTCGATTCACCAAGCAACTCACGGCGCAACTCTCTTCAAGCACCTGAAAATGTCCAAAGCGTGAGTACCGATGCAACGCCGCTGCCTCCTGGCTATGAAATGTTTGATATGGGGGGGCTTGTTGAGATCCGTTCAAAAAACGGCCTACACAAGGCGGCATTTTCTCAAAGAGAAATTGCTGCTGGCCTCATGGATAGCTGGTTAGCCAGACCTGCTACCTAA